From the Methanobrevibacter sp. genome, the window AACATTACTTAATTCTTTTAAAGCATCAAATACAGCATTAGCAAAGTTAACAGTGGTTTGAGTTTGTCCGAAAGTTTGAGACCATACATCTTTGATACCAGCGAGTTTTAAGATAGTTTTACCAACATCTCCAACTACTAATCCTACACCTGCAGGAGCTGGCATTAAAGTAACACTTACACTACTAGTTTTACCTGTTACTTTGAATGGAACTGTGTGTTCTCTTCCACATACACAACCCCAGTCTCCACAACCTCTTCTTACTTTAATGAGGTTGTATTTAGCATTGTCTACAGCTTTTCTAATAGCAGGACCGACCTCTTTAGCTTTACCTTGACCTAATCCTACATAACCATCTTTGTTACCTACAGCAACAATTACTCTGAAATTAACTTTTCTACCAGATTTATGCATCCTTTGAACTAAGTTAACATCCATTACTTCTTCTTCTAAATCTGGAATTAAGGCATCAACTATTTCTAATTCCATAATTGGAAGACCTTTTTCAAAGATTTCATCGATGTCAGTAATGGTTCCATCTTTAACTAATTTACCCATTTTGGTTTTAGGT encodes:
- the rpsE gene encoding 30S ribosomal protein S5, which produces MSFNMDEWEPKTKMGKLVKDGTITDIDEIFEKGLPIMELEIVDALIPDLEEEVMDVNLVQRMHKSGRKVNFRVIVAVGNKDGYVGLGQGKAKEVGPAIRKAVDNAKYNLIKVRRGCGDWGCVCGREHTVPFKVTGKTSSVSVTLMPAPAGVGLVVGDVGKTILKLAGIKDVWSQTFGQTQTTVNFANAVFDALKELSNVKASEEDLKKMGVNY